Below is a genomic region from Sutterella megalosphaeroides.
TTCCCGCCGAAGCGCTCAAGGCGTTGCGCGACACGGGCGCGAAGGTGCTCCTTTCGACCTACGACAATTGCAACGACATCCCCGCGTCCGCCCGGGAGCTCGCGTCGCTCGCGTACGTGGATACCTGCTCCACGGGTCGGGTCGAAACGAAAGAGGCCGACCCGCAGCGGATCTGACGACGTCGGACGGACGCCGCGCGATTCCGATCGACAACCTCGAAAAGGCGGCTTCTCTCTGCGGCAGCCGCCTTCTTCTTTTACGGGTCGGACGAATCTCGAACGCAGTTCGGATGGAATTCGAACGGGATTTGATTGGAATTCGGTCGGGGCGGCGCTTCCCTTCTCGCGACGAATCAGAGCGAGAGAAGTTCGAGAACCCCTTTTTGCACGTCGCCGAGCGGCGCCCACTGCAATTTCGCGCGGCGCAGCCCCGGGACGTTGATGTCCTCCTCTCGGTTGAGGATGCGAATCGCTTCGGGGAGAGACGCCGCAAAGGCCGAGGAGAGCGCGGGATAGACGCCGGGGTCGCGACGGCCCTTTTCGATGTGCACGGCCGCCATCCGCGGCGTCAAGCGTGCGCCGTAGGAAAAGCCGTCGACGCGCGCTTCGGGCGTCCCGTCGGAAAAGAGGACGCCCCCGAAAAGTGCCGGAGCGATGTCGGGCGAAAAGGCGCGGTGGATCGTGGCGCGCTCTTCTTCGAGACTCGCGGAAAGCGCCCCGCCCTCGGTTTCGGTTGCGTACCAGACGTCGAGAAATTCGAGGGCCCGTGCGATCGTTTCCTCGTCGACCGTGCCGTCTTCGCGCACGAAGGGACGGAAAACCGCTTCGGGGTTCGCGGTGCGATAGCGTTTCGCGAGATTGCGCTTTTTCGCCATCGCGCGCCCCTCGAGCGTTTCGATGCGATCGCGCCGGTAGAGGTAGTCCCAGTCGCCCGAACTCGACACGACGCGGAAGCGCCGCTCGGGCACCGCACGCTTGACGGCACGCAGCAGATCGTCGACGGGCCCGTAGAGGCGAAGAGGCGTGCCGCCTTCCTTTGCCGCAATACCTTCGAGCATCTCGACGTGCGCGGCCGTGAGGTTCGTGCCGATCGGGAGGTAGTAGACCGGTTCCTCGACCGAAATCGACACGGTGCGAAGCCACAGAGCGCCCTGCGCCTGCGCCGCGGCCACACCCCGCTCGATCCCGCGCGTCAGAAGCGACACGATCGAAAGGTTGCAGTCGCCTCTGCCGCCCGCGGGCAGGTAGGTTTCAAGAAGCGAACGGCTTGCGGGGGTGAGCGGCTGAAAGTCGAGCGTGTCGGAAGACATAAGGAATTTCTAGTGTTCGGCGGAAATGCATAAATTCTACCAATTTCCAACCGCGTTGCTTGAGGCGAAATATCCGCGAACATTGCCCGATTCCGCCGCTTGAGCGCTCTCCCGTATACTTTCCGCATCGACCACCGCCTGCGGGCCGGAGGACGAGCGGCCCCGTTTCGTTCGTCGACCCGCACCATTTCGACCCGCCATGCATTACGACCTCACCGACCTACGCATGTTTCTCGCGCTCGCGCGCACGCTCAACATGGCTGCCGCCGCCGTCGAATCGGGCCGCTCGACCGCGGCCCTGAGCCAGCGACTCAAGAAGTTCGAAGCCGAAGTCGGCACCCCGCTTTTCGTTCGCGAAGCGCGGGGCCTCGCGTTGACGAGCGCCGGCCACGCCTTGAAGCCGCTTGCCGAAGACGTGCTCGCAACGAGCGCCCGAATGGAGTCGGCGCTCGCCGCCTTTCAACCGGGGAGCCGCCCGGTTCTGCGAATCGCCTCCAATACGTCCGGCATTCAAAACCACCTGCTTCCCGCCGTAGGCGCTTTTTTGCGCGAACACTCGGTGCGGCTCGTTTTTCTCGAGCGGCAAAGCCGCGCCGCCGTGGAAGCGGTGTTGGCGGGCGAGGCGAATCTCGCCTTTTCCGTCGAGCGCGCGGCCCGCGAATTCGAGCCCGAAGCGCACGTCGTGCCGTTCACGGTGGACCGCCACGTGCTCGTCGCCGACCCCGACCATCCGCTCGCGCGGGAAGAGTCCGTACGGCTTCGAGACATTATCGATTTCCCCTATGTCGGCCTCCCCGAAACCGCCCCGATGGGACGCGCGATGCGGGAGCGCACCCGCGCGCTCGGTCTTCGGTACGAACCCGTCGTCGAGGTGCCCTCCTTTTCCCTCATGCTTCGGCTCGTTCTCGACGGCGCGGGGATTGCGGTCGTTCCGCGGTCGGCGCTTCGCCCCTTCGGCGGGCTTGAAAAGCTCGCCGTCGTACGCATCGAAGAACCCTGGGCCCTGCGCCCGCTCGTTTTTGCCTACGCCGCAGCGCGTCCGCCCGTGGGGGCCGCGCGGGATTTTCTGGATTTTCTCGGGCGGGGCGGTCGCATCGGGTGAGGTTCGGGCGGCCGATGTCGGGGGCGCATCTCGATCGGATCTCGGTTGAGCCCCGGGTTGTGCCGGAGGATGTTTCAACACCCCGCTTAAGTCTTCGTTAAGTTTTTTCGAAGCGACGCGTACGTCGAAAGTCGTAGAGTGCGCTCACCGTGAAGAACGTCGAAGCGCACCGAAGCTCCTGAGGCTCTCGAAGCTTGCGACGTTCTCCATTTGCCCCAACACTCAACGGAGACCCCCATGTTCCAACTGAAAACTTTGATTGCCGCGCTCGGCTTCGCCCTCGCGGGCTCGGCCTTTGCCGCGGGCGCCGACCTCGCCTCGTTCCATTCCAAGATGGGCGGCTGCGCCGTCTGTCACGACACGAATACCGTCACGGCCGCCGCCGTTCCCGACGACGAACGCGACTTGAACGCGAAGTGCAACACCTGCCACGGCGGCTACAAGGCGCTCGCCGAAAAGTCGAAGAACCTTCCCTTCAATCCGCACGCTTCGCACCTCGGCAACATCAACTGCACCTCCTGCCACAAGGCGCACGAAGAGCCGAAGCTCGCCTGCAACGACTGCCACTCCTTCGACATGAAGATGCCGTTCGCGTCGAAGACCGACAAGAGCGCGAAGGCGACCGACGCTCGCAAGGCGGGCGAAGGTTCCTGGGACGAACGTATCGACGAAAAGGCGCTCGCCGCCGCGCTTGCCGCTCCGGCACGCGAAACGGTCGACGTAGTCGTGATCGGTGCCGGGAGCACCGGCTACAACGCCGCGATCAGCGCGAAGCGCGCGGGCGCCAACGTGCTCCTTCTTGAAAAGCACGCCTTCTCGGGCGGCAACTCGATGCTCGCCGCGGGCGGCTACAACGCCGTCGGCACGAAGCAGCAGGCGAAAAAGGGCGTTCACGACACGGTCGAATCCTTCATCGCCGACACGATGAAGGGCGGCCGCGGCAAGAACGACCCCGAACTCGTTCGCATTCTCGCCGAAGAAAGCGCTGCCGGGATCGAATGGCTCGAGTCGCTCGGCGCCAACATGGACGACCTGAAGCGCTCGGGCGGCGCCGCCCACGACCGTACGCACCGTCCGGCGGACGGGAGTTCCGTGGGGCCGCACATCATCGACGTCCTTCGCGCCGCGGCCGAAAAGGAAGGCGTTCCCGCCCGCGTGAATTCCCGCGTCGTGAAGATCAACCTCGACGCCGACCACAAGATCGAAAGCGTCATCGTGCACGGCAAGCACTCGGGCTACTACAAGTTGGCCGCCAAGGCCGTCGTGCTCGCGACGGGCGGCTTCGGGATGAATAACGAGATGGTGAGCTTCTACCGCCCGACCTTTAAGGGCATGACGAGCTCGAACAACGTGACGAGCACGGGCGACGGCCTTCGCATGGCGCTCGATATCGGCGCCTCCGCGACCGACATCGACTGGGTGCAGGCGCACCCGACGGTCGGCAAGGAAAGCCGCATCCTCATTTCGGAAACCGTTCGCGGCGTGGGTGCCGTGATGGTGAACGTCAAGGGCGAACGCTTTGTCAACGAACTCACGACCCGCGACCGCGCTTCGGACGCGATCCTCGCGCAGCCCGAACGCTCCGCGTGGTTGGTCTTTGACAGCCAGCTCTACAAGAAGGCGAAGATGGTGCGCGGGTACGACCACCTCGGGATGCTTCGCAAGGCCGATACGGTCGAAGGGCTCGCGAAGGCGATGGGGGCCGATCCGAAAACCCTCGAAAAGACGCTCGCCGACTACAACGCCTACCGTGCCGCCGGCAAGGACGAAGCGTTCGGGCGCGCCGACATGCCGCTCTCGATCGACAAGGCTCCGTTCTACGCCGTCGCCGTCGCACCCGGCATTCACCACACGATGGGCGGCGTTGCCATCTCGACCGAAAGCGAAGTGCTCGACATCCAGAGCCGTCCGATTCCGGGCCTTTACGCTGCGGGTGAAGTGACGGGCGGCGTGCACGGCTTCAACCGCTTGGGCGGCAACGCCGTCGCCGACACCGTGGTGTTCGGCCGCCGCGCGGGCGAACACGCTGCGAAGTACGCCCTCAGTAAGTAAGGGAAGTACGAACCCTCCGTGCGCGTCGTCCCGAAACGCGCACGGGGTGTAGCACTCAAGAAGCCGTCCGTTCGGATGCGATCCATGCGTCCGACGGGCGGCTTTCCGTTTTTCGCTTTCCGCTTCGTTCCTTTTTGTCCCGCTTCGTCCTCCTTTTCCTGCCGTCGTTTGTGCGGGCTGCGAGCTCATCGACCCGTCTTCTGCCACAGGATCGAAGCGCCCGCAAGCGGGGCCGAAAACGCGAGAACTCCGGGCACGCGTCTGTAAATAAGTCCTTTCTTCGTCATGCGTGTCACTTGGCGTGAAAGCTCGCCCTCTGTTTTTCCAAGAAGCGTCGCCACATCGGCCGCGGAGCACGTTTCGGAGCCGCTCTCGGCCGTCTTTTCCGCCATCACTTCAAGCAGCGCCATTTCCGCAGCCGTCGCCCCGTCGAGCGCCTCCGCGTAGAAGTCCCGATCCAAGGTGCGAAGAGCCTCGGCACGCGTCGCCTCGAAGTCCGCTGCCGTGAGGGTATTTGCTTCCCGTACCGCTTCCGGTCCGCCGCCGGCCGTCCGCTCGCACCAAGCCTTCCAAGCCGCAGAAGCCCACATCTGAAGAAAGAACGGATACCCCCGTGTTTCGCGAGCCAAGAGCTCGAGAGCCTCCTCCGTCACGGTCGTGCCCGAAACCGTAAACGCTTCAAGAGGCTCGACGATCGCGCGGCGCACGGCTTCAAGGTCCAAAGGCCCGAGCTTGCAAAAGCGAAAGAGTCGTTCGGCATAGGATTTCGCGTCGCCCGTCATCCGCAAAATCTGCGGGAGGCCCGTAGCAACGAACATAACAGGCAATTCGAGCTGCCCGACCCTATGAACGGCGGCCAGAAGCGCGGCGAGGTCTTCTGCATTCAACAGCTGAAGATCGTCGAGTGCAATAAACCAACCGCGGCCCGCTGCATGAAACGCATACCCGAGCGCTTCGAACAGCTCCGGGAGATCGACTTCGAGGCTGCCTGTTATGACTACATCGAAAGGATCTTCGTCGGGTTCGAACCGGTCGAAGCTGTCGCCCTCCCCGACCCCGTACGTCGCCTCGAACCGACACAGAGCAGAAAGGAATTCGTCGGCCTCGGCGCTTCCGAAACCATCGGAAAGTAGAAGCCACGTCGCCGCCGCCCGAATCTTCGGAGCGAGCAGAGCCGCGAGGTCCCTTTCGCTCTCGTCCTTCGGGCAATCGATGCTCGATACGACAAACCCGTACATCGACGCTTCTCGTGCAATCGCCCGCAAAAGCGCGGTTTTCCCCATGCCGCGATCACCGATGAGAAGCACGGGGCGACCCGAGCGGCCTTGGAGGAGCCTGCCGCAGGCCGTGAGCGCGGACGCAAGCGCTTCGTCGCGGCCTGCGAGTACGGGAGGCTCCGCTCCACGGCGGGGCGTGAAAGGATTTCGACGGGTGTCCATGAGCATTCCTCCGGGGGTGAAGATCTTCGGGGCGATTCGAGGCGACTCAGGGTGACTTGAAATGCAGGCATGGTACCGCGACGGGAAGTGCGGTGCGCGGCCTTCCGTTCGGCCTTCCGCAGCGCATAAGGAAAAAGTCGAATCCCCTTACTCGACATTTCGCCTAATCCAATCCGCCGAGCCCTCTTGCGCGGACGCAGGACTCGGACGAATTCCGTTTTTTTCGTGCACTTCGCCCTGAAAACGCGGAACACGAAATTATATCCCTCCGATAGATTGAAAGAACCGCGACGCAACTTGAGTGCCCGCAGCCGCCCGAATCCTTTCCATCACGGGGCGGCCCGAAGGCCCGCTCGCGGGACTTTCTCACCGAGGGCTCACCCCCTCACCTTTGGAACCATTGACATGACCCGAATGAACTTCCGCTTTGGGTTCCCGGCCGCAAAACGACCGGGATTTAGTAAGGAGTAACAACAATGTTGCAGGTTTTCGCTACGCTCAGCCGTTTGGCCAACAAATTCTTTGCCGTCCTCGTCGTCATTGCGGGCGTGATCGGCTTCATTTTCCCGGAAACCTGCAAACTCATTGCCCCCTACATTTCGATTCTGCTTGGCGTCGTGATGTTCGGGATGGGTCTTACGCTCTCACCTGACGACTTTCGTGAAGTCGTGCGCCGTCCGCGCGACGTCGCCCTGGGCGTTCTCGGGCAGTTCGTGATCATGCCCGTTTCGGCCTACGTCCTCTGCCTCGTTCTCAACCTTCCGCCCGAACTCGCGGTGGGTCTGATGTTGCTCGGCTGCTGCCCGGGCGGCACCGCCTCGAACGTGGTGACGTTCCTCGCCCGCGGCGACGTGGCGCTTTCCGTCACGATCACCTCGTGCACGACGCTTCTTGCGCCTCTTGCGACGCCCGCCCTCATGTGGTTCTTCGCGAGCGAATGGTTGGCCGTCGACCCGACCGCGATGTTCCTCTCGATCGTGCAGATCATCCTTCTTCCGATCGCTGCGGGCGTGCTCGTTCACAAGGCGCTCGGCTCGAAGCTTGACAACGTCGTCGCCGCTCTGCCGCTCGTTTCCGTGACCGCCATCGTCCTGATCGCCGCTGCGGTCGTGGCAGGTACGCAAAAGCAGCTCCTGAACGCCGGCCTCCTCGTCTTCACGGCGGTGTGCCTCCACAACGCCATGGGTCTTGCCTTCGGCTATCTCCTCGCGAAGGCCACGGGCATGGGCCTTGCGAAGCGCAAGTGCATGGCGATCGAAGTCGGCATGCAGAATTCGGGCCTGGGCGTGGCGCTTGCGACCGTGCACTTTGCTGCGAACCCGATGGCGGCGCTTCCGTCCGCGATCGGCGCCCTCTGGCACAACGTGACGGGTCCGATCCTCGCGTCGGTCTTTGTGAACTGGCGCGAAGAAGGCGAAGCGCCTTCCTTCTTCGACCGACTCGACGCCTCCGCTCGGAAGCCCGAAACGGAAGCAGCGTAAGGGATCAACTCGCTGCGCACGGGCACGAACGGCCTCCGAGTCCGACGTGCTCCACCATGAAATCAATCCCCCGACCGACGGAAGCGGCCGGGGGTTTTGCTTTTTCGGGCGCTCCGGATTTTCCCTTTTCCGACCGTTTCGGAGGTTGTCCGTCGGGGCTTCGTTTCTCGGAGAACATCCTTCGATGCGAACAACGCACCGGTCCGAAACGCTTGCGTGCAGTATTGCGGCACCGACCGCGATCCCGAGCGTCATGCGACGAGCCTCGTCTTCGAACCGTCGTATTCTCTCAAACGAACCGAAAAGTAGCACCGTAAACAAACTGAGATGGTGTTCCTCCTCTCCCTCGAGATTGGGTCTGTGTCCCGTGGTGAAGATGTCCGCGGAGTCCGCCCGAGGCCAGCTCCGAGGGAAGGCCATCACGCGGGTGGTAGACTTCGGGCTTTCGAAACCTCGACCCTCACCGACCCATGACTGCCTCCCCATCCGCTTTCTCCAACGCAGCCGCTCGTCTGGAGCCCGTTGACCTCGATCGCCTTCCCCGCGCCGACCATTTCCGCGCCTTTACCCAGGCCGTCCCCTGCACCTTCGCGATGACCGTGCCGCTCGACGTGACGGGCGCCGTGGCGCGACACCGCTCCAAAGGCGTGCCCCTCTATGTGCTTCTCATGCACGCCGTTCTCGGCGTCATGAACGCTCCCGACCTTCCCGAATTCCGATTCGATTGGTGCACCGGTCAACGCTCGCCCGACGGCAAGAGCGAGAGCAAGGATGACATACCGGGCGTCTGGTCTCGGGTCGGCGCGAATTTCACGCACATGAATCCCGAAACCCAAACCTTCATGTCCCTTTGGCTTCCCTGGGTCGAGGACGAGACCGATTTCGTCGCCCTATACCGCGAGACGATCGAGCGGTTCGGCCGGTCGCCGCGCATGGTCCCCCAAGGATCGATTCCGCCCAACAACGTGCCGATTTCGATGATCCCCTGGACGGCCTACACGGGCTTTCAGGTGAATTTCCCCAATTTCCGGTACCTGCGTCCCGTCGTCACGATGGGAAAGTTCGGACCGTCCGCCGCGGACCCCGCACGGCTGACGCTTCCCTTCACGCTTCAGCTTCACCATGCAACCGCCGACGGGTGGCACGCCTCGGAAGCCCACCGGCGCATCGAGCTCGCAACGCGTTGACACTTCCTCCGACTTCCCCGTCCGCCCTCCGACATTTTTCCGACATTTCTCTCTCAAAATTACAAAACTGTGACGGAAGGTCGGCGGGGCCGAGTCGCCCATGGCACGATTCGCTCGCGACCTTGAAAGCCCCCGATCGGGAAGCTCGGATATACGGTGAAGCCCCCGAAGTGCCCTTTTCCGCCCCCCGCAGATGCCTTCGGGCGGGGGCCGTAAGGCGGAAACATTCGGTTGCGGCTCGTTGCCTCGCGACACCCGCAAGGAATCCGATCGGGCTTAATGTAGACACATAGACGCAGACGAAAGCGTGCGAAGCACCCTCTCCGACGGCTTCCCGCTTTCTTCTCCCCTGTCCCGACAAAAACCAATGAGGTACACCATGCTCAAGCAATCGAAGAAGACCATCCTCTCGACCGTTGCACTCTCGGCGCTTCTCATGACGGCTCTTGCCGGGTGCGAACAGTCCGCTCCGACGGCGCCCGCGACCGAACCCGCTCCCGCGGCTCAGACGACCCCGGCTCCGGCCGAAGCGCCTGCTGCTCCTGCGGCTGAAACGCCCGCTCCCGCGGCCGAAGCCCCCGCCCCGGCTCCCGCCCCCGCCGAAGCTCCGAAGTCCTGATGATGTGATCTCAGGCCGTCCCGAGACGTCGAAAATTCCGAAGCTTTGACGCTCGAACATCCCCGCCCGGGGCGTGTCGCACACAGCGCGCACGCCCCGTTCGTGTAAAAGACGCCCGTAGGACAATCGCTTCGAACTTTGCTTCGTTTTCTCTTCGATCCTCTTTTCCCGAGCTCGCCGCCATGTCCCGTACCGAACACTCTTCGAACCGCAAGCGTTCGCCCTTTGTGCGCAACGCCTTCTTCCTTCTCGCCGCGGCGGTCTTCACGTCTCCGCTTCTTGCGGGTTGCGCCTTCAACCACGAGGCGGATCCGGAAACGGCGGCAGCGACTGCCGCGCAGTCGTCCGTCAAAGCCACGGCCGAAAACCGCGCCGTACTCGAAAAGCTCGCGGGTACGTGGCTTGCGCCTATCCCAGGCCAGCCCGGAAACGACTGGGGGTACGTGTTCGAATCGACCGGGGCGGCGCGCACGGTGAACGCCGCAACGCTCCAAGTGAAGCGCTGGTCGCTCGATGCCGCGGGGAAGCGCCTGACGATGGAAGGGGAGAGCATCGGAAACGGCATGACGACCCCCTTCATCCGCATCTATGAAGTGGAGGCGGTCGACGACACAACGCTCGTCCTTTTGAACGGGACGTTGAGGGAAACCTTCCGCCGCGCGCCCGATGCGGCTGCGGCAACTGAACCTGCGGACGAACCCGCGGCGACTGCGCCCGGGGCGAAGAGCGAGACCGAATCCCGGACGACGCTCGATACGCTTGACATGCTCGAAAAGCCCTGAGCGCTCTCAACCCTCCCCCGGGGTTGAGCCTCGGGGACTCCGTCGAGGACCGCAGCTCCGATAAAACAAAACCCCGCCGGGTCGTGGTACCCGAGCGGGGTTTTTCATTCGAGCGAACGAGCGAAATTACTTCGCTTCTTCCTTCGCGCCCTGTTCGACCGCAGCCGGAGCTTCCTGCTTGGGCTGCAGACGGCCCGTGAGGTAGCGGTACATGGAGACGTCCTTCACGCGAACGCCGAAGTGCGGGTCGTTCTTGGGCGAGAACCAGACGTCCTTCTTTTCGCGCCAGGCGTTGATGAAGGCGACGTAGTCGGCCGGGATGTCGGTCGAGTTCGTCACGGCGTTGAGCGTGAATTCCTGACCGCCGACGAGCGAGACGATCAGACGATGAACGACGGGTTCCTGAGCGGCCGCGGCGGGAGCGGTCTTCTGTTCTTCAGCCATTGGAATGTACCTCCTGAATCAGACAACGGGCGGATGCTCCGAAAAAAGAGCGGGCAGCCGCCCCGGAAAACGAAACCCCGACCGAGTCCTCGGCCGGGACGTATCGGGTGTCGGGCTTGCGGCCCGACCGTTAGGAAACATTTTGCCAGAGGGTTCGCGGGCCGTTCTGCTCGTTTTCCTGTATATCGGCCTGAAATACGATCCCGATCAAGGGTCGGGCAGGTTCGGGCAACGCGTGCCCGCTTGAGCTCTCGCAACGAAACGACCTCCGGGCTTGAAATTACAACAAAATTACAGCAAAATTACTTTTCCATACCCTATAAAGGTTAAGTACCACCCCGATAGGTAGTTTTGCGCGATCTTCGAAGATCCCCGTAAACCCGAATACTCAACGCAATACTTTAAAATTCCCGAACACCGTGCGGAAAAATCCGCACGAAAACCGGGAAATCGGTCATAATTACTTTGTAATTTTTTGCCCACCCGTTGGGTCGCCACTTCAAGAAAAAGAACACCATGCTTACCCGCACTCCACGTACTCCCGCCTTCGTCCCTACATGCGCAAAGGCGACCGGGCGGGCGGCGCCGCAAGCTCGATTTCGACGGGTTCGTCCCTACATGCGCAAAGGCGACCGGTCGCGCCGCGACATGCTCGACGCCGCCCGCCGTCTGATCCTTGCGGGCGGTCTCGAAGCCGCGTCGCACGCCGCGATCGCGGGCGAACTCAACCTCTCGAAGGGCGCGGTTCTCTACCACTTCCCGACGAAGCAGGCCCTCTGGAACGGCCTCATCGACGAGTACGCGAACCACCTCGCCGACGACGTCGTGCGCTTCTCGCAGCCCTTCCGCGATGCGGGCTTCACGTTCGAAGATTCGATCCTGCCGGCCCTTTACATCTGGTTCATCTACGACCGCGACCGCCACCCGATGTGGAAGGAAATCGGCATCGTGCTGATGAGCCTGCACCACAGCGACTCGAGCCGCTTGTCGCCCATCGGTCGCTTCTGGTACGACGCGGGCGAACGCGTCCTTTCCTCGAACCTCCCGCGCGCCGAAGCATACTGCACGCTCATGGCCTTCCACGGGTTCTTCCTCTCGATCATGCTCGGCAGCGTTCCGATGACGCCCGAAAAGGTAACGGAAACGATGCTCGCGATGGTGCTCGAGCTCTACGGCGACCGCGCCGAAGAACTCCGCAAGCTCATCGAATCGATCGACTTCGACGCGATTCCCCCCTCGCCCGATTCGGTCCGTCCGAAGCAGCTTCTGAAGTCGAAGTATCTGCGCCGCTAAGACGCCGCCGCTTCGCATCCGAGAGAGGCCTTTCCTTCCCGCAGCTCTGCCCGATCCTGCGGACAACGGAAAGGCCTTCGTTTTTTCGGGCTCCTCCGGAAAGCCCCCCCCCGGCAGCAGACGCAAAAAGCCACATGTGAAAAGCCCGAGCGGTGCGCCGCCCGGGCTTTCGGTTCAGATGGGTGTCAAGCTTTCGGCTGCGGTCACTTTTCGCCCAACATCACGCGAATGATTTCGCGGTCGGTCGAGACCATGCCGCGGCTTGCGATGCGCCCGACCGCTTCGGCCGTCTCGTCGACGGAGTGTTGCACGATCCCGTCCCCTTCGCGGAAGACCTGTTCGTTTTTCACCATGTCGAGTGCGACGAGCGCCCCTTCGACGCTCATGGCGATCTTCGCGGCGCACGAGGACTTGGCGCCGTCGCAGATGAGACCCGAGGTGATCGCGAGCGCATTCGTGATGACGCTCTCGATCGCACGGTCGTCGTAGCCCTTCAAAAGGGCGATCCCCGCGCCGCTCCCGCAGCCCGCGCTCACGGCGCCGCAGTAGGCGGAAAGCTTCCCGATCCCCTGCTTCAGGGCGATCGTGACGAGGTCCGAAAGGAGCACCGCACGAAGGCGCGCCTCCTCGTCCGACTTGAGGCTCTCGGCAAAAATGACGACGGGAACGCTCGCGGTGATCCCCTGGTTGCCGCTTCCCGAGACGATGACGACGGGAAGTTCGCACCCGTTCATGCGGGCATCCGAGGCCGCAGCCGCCCAGGCGCGGGCCTTGACGGCGGGGTCGTCGGGATTGCGCTTCAAAAGAACCGCACCCACCCGGGCGCCCCAGCCGCCTTTGAGACCTTCTTCGGCGATCGCCATGTTCATCGCGATCTGACGCTCGAGCAAGGGGCGCGCCGCATCCAAGGGCATCGTGCGCGCCGCGGCGATCAACGCCGCAATGCTCCAGTGTTCGCCCGAAGTCTCTTCCGCATGGGCGTCCCCTTCTTCGAAGACCGTCACGCCGTTTTCTTCGATGCGGGTGACGTTCGTGTGACAGGTGCGGATCGTGACCGAAACGGTTTTCCCGTCGCGCGTCCCCGTTACCTTGATGAAAAAGACGTCGGGTTCTTCGGTCGCGTGAACGCGAACGGGCCACCGGTCGGGCGCGTTCATGCGTTCGTGCACGATCGCCTTTTCCTCGTCCGAAACGACGGAGAGCACCTGAAGCCCTGCTTCGGGGCGCGAGACGGCAAAGCCCGCCGTCACGGCCGCTTCGATGCCGCGGAGCCCATCCGTGTTGGGTACGACGACGCTCTTCACGTTCTTCACGATGTTGCGCGAAACCTCCGCGTCGACCGTATCGGGCAAACCCCCGAGACGCGCGCCCGCAATCGCGGCGGCGTACGCGAGCGCGATGGGTTCGGTGCACCCCATGGCGGGAAGGAGTTCCGCGGCGAGCGCCCGGTTGTAGGAGGCGCAGGCGCGCTCGAAATCCGAAAGAGCCCCGTCGGTGACGTGGGTCTCGTCGTGGGTGGAGGTCGACATGATTTACGGTCTCCCGCAAGTGTTTATATGAGGCGCATTGTAGCGAAAGCGAGCGTCTCCGAACGTTTCGAAAGTACCGATTTTGTCCTCGCGGGACAAGCACAACCGCCGCTTTATAGGCCTTGCACGGTCATGCACAAGCCTTTTCGGGCACCCTCAATAGCGAAACCCCGGGGTTCGACGTTCCGGAGAACGCGCTGTGCCCGGGGCTTCTGTTTCGGCTTTTCTCAGAGGGGCGACGCCCAGCCACCCTTTCTCGCGGCTCGATGGATTCGAAGACCGGAAACGAGGTTCTCGCGGAACACCTCGTACGTCATGGCCTCGTCGGGCTCAACGACGCTCCCCGAGACGGGATCGGCGACGACAAACCACACCGCGTTGTAGAGGCTCGCTTTGCGAAGGCGTTCGCAAAGGAGACGGAACCGCTCGAGGAAGGAGGCGTTCTCGAACATCGGGTCGATTGGAAAGTGCGGCGAATAGACCGTCTTCCCTCGGTTGCGGCTCTCCGGACAATCGCGCA
It encodes:
- a CDS encoding CatA-like O-acetyltransferase — encoded protein: MTASPSAFSNAAARLEPVDLDRLPRADHFRAFTQAVPCTFAMTVPLDVTGAVARHRSKGVPLYVLLMHAVLGVMNAPDLPEFRFDWCTGQRSPDGKSESKDDIPGVWSRVGANFTHMNPETQTFMSLWLPWVEDETDFVALYRETIERFGRSPRMVPQGSIPPNNVPISMIPWTAYTGFQVNFPNFRYLRPVVTMGKFGPSAADPARLTLPFTLQLHHATADGWHASEAHRRIELATR
- a CDS encoding lipocalin family protein, which encodes MSRTEHSSNRKRSPFVRNAFFLLAAAVFTSPLLAGCAFNHEADPETAAATAAQSSVKATAENRAVLEKLAGTWLAPIPGQPGNDWGYVFESTGAARTVNAATLQVKRWSLDAAGKRLTMEGESIGNGMTTPFIRIYEVEAVDDTTLVLLNGTLRETFRRAPDAAAATEPADEPAATAPGAKSETESRTTLDTLDMLEKP
- a CDS encoding TetR/AcrR family transcriptional regulator, translating into MRKGDRSRRDMLDAARRLILAGGLEAASHAAIAGELNLSKGAVLYHFPTKQALWNGLIDEYANHLADDVVRFSQPFRDAGFTFEDSILPALYIWFIYDRDRHPMWKEIGIVLMSLHHSDSSRLSPIGRFWYDAGERVLSSNLPRAEAYCTLMAFHGFFLSIMLGSVPMTPEKVTETMLAMVLELYGDRAEELRKLIESIDFDAIPPSPDSVRPKQLLKSKYLRR
- a CDS encoding L-cysteine desulfidase family protein, which encodes MSTSTHDETHVTDGALSDFERACASYNRALAAELLPAMGCTEPIALAYAAAIAGARLGGLPDTVDAEVSRNIVKNVKSVVVPNTDGLRGIEAAVTAGFAVSRPEAGLQVLSVVSDEEKAIVHERMNAPDRWPVRVHATEEPDVFFIKVTGTRDGKTVSVTIRTCHTNVTRIEENGVTVFEEGDAHAEETSGEHWSIAALIAAARTMPLDAARPLLERQIAMNMAIAEEGLKGGWGARVGAVLLKRNPDDPAVKARAWAAAASDARMNGCELPVVIVSGSGNQGITASVPVVIFAESLKSDEEARLRAVLLSDLVTIALKQGIGKLSAYCGAVSAGCGSGAGIALLKGYDDRAIESVITNALAITSGLICDGAKSSCAAKIAMSVEGALVALDMVKNEQVFREGDGIVQHSVDETAEAVGRIASRGMVSTDREIIRVMLGEK